A window of Longispora fulva contains these coding sequences:
- the ygfZ gene encoding CAF17-like 4Fe-4S cluster assembly/insertion protein YgfZ, translating to MTAVFGEGRDAGVPAHYGDPAREQRLLATRAGLVDRSHRGVLAIPGEDRLTWLHSLTTQFLQGAVEGTETLFLSPHGHVEHHAVLADLDGTLWLDVEPGTAGDLYTYLQRMRFMLRVEPVDLSAEMAVWSVVGPEALKHLPELGPVSGSPVPGAKFASADVPKRPTTGYPVLPLPGGGFVRRMSYGADLVLPRSSTFLDTLDLPLAGLWAFEALRVEARRPRLGFETDHKTLPAEVDWLAPAVHLDKGCYRGQETVARVHNLGRPPRRLVMLHLDGVDEELPAIGAPVELDGRQVGFVGTTVRHHELGQISLAVLKRTVADDAKLMIGARAAAID from the coding sequence GCGCACTACGGCGACCCGGCGCGTGAGCAGCGGCTTCTCGCCACCCGGGCCGGCCTCGTCGACCGCTCGCACCGGGGCGTGCTGGCCATCCCCGGCGAGGACAGGCTGACCTGGCTGCACAGCCTGACCACCCAGTTCCTCCAGGGCGCCGTGGAGGGCACGGAGACCCTGTTCCTGTCCCCGCACGGCCACGTGGAGCACCACGCCGTGCTGGCGGACCTCGACGGCACCCTGTGGCTGGACGTCGAGCCGGGCACCGCCGGCGATCTCTACACGTACCTCCAGCGGATGCGGTTCATGCTCCGGGTCGAGCCCGTGGACCTGTCCGCCGAGATGGCCGTCTGGTCCGTGGTCGGCCCGGAGGCGCTCAAGCACTTGCCGGAGCTGGGCCCGGTGAGCGGGTCCCCGGTGCCGGGGGCCAAGTTCGCCTCCGCCGACGTCCCGAAGCGGCCGACCACGGGATATCCGGTGCTGCCGCTGCCGGGCGGCGGGTTCGTCCGGCGGATGTCCTACGGCGCGGACCTCGTGCTGCCCCGGTCGTCGACCTTCCTGGACACCCTGGACCTGCCGTTGGCCGGCCTGTGGGCGTTCGAGGCGCTGCGGGTCGAGGCCCGCCGGCCCCGGCTCGGCTTCGAGACTGACCACAAGACGCTGCCGGCCGAGGTCGACTGGCTCGCGCCGGCCGTGCACCTGGACAAGGGCTGCTACCGGGGCCAGGAGACGGTCGCCCGGGTGCACAACCTGGGCCGCCCGCCCCGCCGCCTGGTGATGCTGCACCTGGACGGGGTGGACGAGGAGCTGCCGGCGATCGGCGCTCCGGTCGAGCTCGACGGCCGGCAGGTCGGCTTCGTCGGCACCACCGTCCGGCATCACGAACTGGGCCAGATCTCCCTCGCGGTGCTCAAGCGCACCGTCGCCGACGACGCCAAGCTGATGATCGGCGCGCGCGCGGCCGCGATCGACTAA
- a CDS encoding MFS transporter gives MTRLPRQIHAVSAAFAVTMLGDGLAITALMLDFHDRHAGAGAIAALFAAMSLPAVLLAGVSGRIADRVPPRRLLPPVGAALTAVCAAMAYAEAVGVLIGLFAVLSALMTIVMPAVFVAVTRSAPGDLLSRATGRVSAGASLGVLLGTALGGFLLDWLSLREVLLIDAATYVAILLAGFAFPRLGPGEEHPRADRSGFLVGIRALRGQSLVFRLLVLGAVLGFAIQLMNVAEVFLVRDDLRGSGTAFGALTMVCAAGQMAGAWFAGNHLARRPTGTVAFVAAGVSGLLILGTAVTFHLPVLFVIMAVEGSTGAAFSVAKQTTIGRDVPAEHRGSASAAGSAVNNTVMVLALVAGGTLTSVLEPRLIFAISGGLVLAALALTVTRLLDGRRAARTPAVAGEPTLADTASRRH, from the coding sequence ATGACCAGGCTGCCGCGTCAGATCCACGCCGTGTCCGCGGCGTTCGCCGTGACCATGCTCGGCGACGGGCTGGCCATCACCGCGCTGATGCTCGACTTCCACGACCGGCACGCCGGGGCGGGCGCCATCGCTGCGCTGTTCGCGGCCATGTCCCTGCCGGCCGTCCTGCTCGCCGGGGTCTCCGGCCGGATCGCGGACCGGGTGCCGCCCCGCAGGCTGCTCCCGCCCGTCGGCGCGGCCCTGACGGCGGTGTGCGCGGCGATGGCGTACGCGGAGGCGGTCGGGGTGCTCATCGGCCTGTTCGCCGTGCTGTCCGCGCTGATGACGATCGTGATGCCCGCCGTGTTCGTGGCGGTCACCCGGTCGGCCCCCGGTGACCTGCTCAGCCGGGCCACCGGCCGGGTCTCGGCGGGGGCCAGCCTGGGCGTGCTGCTCGGCACGGCCCTCGGCGGCTTCCTGCTCGACTGGCTCAGCCTGCGCGAGGTGCTCCTGATCGACGCGGCCACGTACGTCGCGATCCTGCTCGCCGGGTTCGCGTTCCCCCGGCTCGGGCCCGGCGAGGAGCACCCGCGCGCCGACCGGTCGGGTTTCCTCGTCGGCATACGGGCCCTGCGCGGGCAGAGCCTGGTGTTCCGGCTGCTCGTGCTGGGCGCGGTGCTCGGGTTCGCCATCCAGCTGATGAACGTCGCCGAGGTGTTCCTGGTCCGCGACGACCTGCGCGGCAGCGGTACGGCGTTCGGCGCGCTGACCATGGTGTGCGCGGCCGGCCAGATGGCCGGGGCGTGGTTCGCCGGCAACCACCTGGCCCGGCGGCCCACGGGGACCGTCGCGTTCGTGGCGGCCGGCGTGTCGGGGCTGCTGATCCTGGGCACCGCCGTGACGTTCCACCTGCCGGTGCTCTTCGTGATCATGGCGGTGGAGGGGTCGACCGGGGCGGCGTTCTCGGTCGCGAAGCAGACCACGATCGGCCGGGACGTGCCCGCCGAGCACCGGGGCAGCGCGTCGGCGGCCGGCAGCGCCGTGAACAACACCGTGATGGTGCTCGCGCTGGTGGCCGGCGGGACGCTGACGTCCGTGCTCGAACCCCGTCTGATCTTCGCCATCTCCGGCGGCCTGGTGCTGGCGGCCCTTGCGCTGACCGTGACCCGGCTCCTCGACGGCCGGCGCGCCGCGCGGACTCCCGCTGTGGCCGGGGAGCCGACCCTGGCGGACACGGCGAGCCGGCGGCACTGA
- a CDS encoding ArsR/SmtB family transcription factor, translated as MTSPVHIDDPKVMRALAHPARLAILTRLHQHGPTTATECAEVTGLSPSATSYHLRALADYGLIEKAESRGDGRETVWQSKSTHMHVHQDTPESRTAGRHLLKAWLARQDQVLDDWMDQEHTQAPEWRDVVRVDNVRVTVTPERLVELMERVHGLLEEYRDEAEGDARKVSISFRAVPLL; from the coding sequence GTGACGAGTCCTGTGCACATCGATGACCCGAAGGTCATGAGAGCCCTGGCGCACCCCGCCCGGCTGGCGATCCTGACCCGCCTCCATCAGCACGGCCCGACGACGGCGACCGAGTGCGCCGAGGTCACGGGCCTGTCCCCGTCCGCGACGAGCTACCACCTGCGGGCTCTCGCCGACTACGGACTGATCGAGAAGGCCGAGTCCCGGGGCGACGGCCGGGAGACGGTCTGGCAGTCGAAGTCGACCCACATGCACGTCCATCAGGACACGCCGGAGTCCCGGACCGCCGGCCGGCACCTGCTGAAGGCGTGGCTGGCCCGCCAGGATCAGGTCCTCGACGACTGGATGGACCAGGAGCACACCCAGGCGCCGGAGTGGCGCGACGTGGTCCGGGTGGACAACGTCCGGGTGACCGTGACCCCGGAGCGGCTGGTCGAGCTGATGGAGCGGGTGCACGGCCTGCTGGAGGAGTACCGGGACGAGGCCGAGGGCGACGCGCGGAAGGTGTCGATCTCGTTCCGGGCGGTTCCACTCTTGTGA
- a CDS encoding dihydrofolate reductase family protein yields the protein MCTGLVTLEIMYVVLSCAASIDGYLDDSSDTRLLLSNAADFDRVDEVRAGCDAIMVGGNTYRRDQPRLRIRSADRIAARRASGLPEHPLRVVVSRSVAAVDDWLAYPSIDLALKDLEARGVRRLMVEGGADVLAQFLNRGLADELHLAVAPRFVGDPRGTRLNGIAEATLAEVTQLDQIVVLRYLLRDHAFMRQAIELSKLCPPSDTAFAVGAVIVREGKILSTGYSRETDPTVHAEQAALNKIGDAKGATVYSSLEPCSIRKSGARPCADRLIEAGIARVVYAWREPPLFVHGDGAAVLKDVGIEVVELTELAAEARATNVMMGP from the coding sequence ATGTGCACAGGACTCGTCACACTAGAGATTATGTATGTGGTCCTGAGCTGCGCCGCTTCCATCGACGGCTACCTCGATGACAGTTCCGACACGCGCCTCCTGCTGTCCAACGCCGCGGACTTCGACCGGGTGGACGAGGTCCGGGCCGGCTGCGACGCGATCATGGTCGGGGGGAACACGTACCGGCGGGACCAACCCCGGCTGCGGATCCGCTCAGCGGACCGGATCGCCGCCCGACGGGCCTCCGGCCTGCCCGAACACCCGCTGCGCGTCGTGGTCAGCCGGTCGGTGGCCGCTGTGGACGACTGGTTGGCGTACCCGTCGATCGATCTGGCTCTGAAAGATCTTGAGGCGCGCGGGGTGCGCCGGCTGATGGTCGAGGGCGGGGCCGACGTGCTCGCCCAGTTCCTCAACCGGGGCCTGGCGGACGAGCTGCACCTGGCCGTCGCGCCGCGGTTCGTCGGCGACCCGCGCGGCACCCGGCTGAACGGCATCGCCGAGGCCACCCTCGCCGAGGTCACCCAGCTCGACCAGATCGTCGTCCTGCGCTACCTGCTCCGCGACCACGCCTTCATGCGCCAGGCCATCGAGCTGTCCAAGCTCTGCCCGCCCTCGGACACCGCGTTCGCGGTCGGCGCGGTCATCGTCCGGGAGGGAAAGATCCTCTCCACCGGGTACTCCCGCGAGACCGACCCCACCGTGCACGCCGAGCAGGCCGCGCTCAACAAGATCGGCGACGCGAAGGGCGCGACCGTCTACTCCTCGCTCGAACCGTGCTCGATCCGCAAGTCCGGCGCCCGCCCCTGCGCCGATCGCCTCATCGAGGCCGGAATCGCCCGAGTTGTCTACGCATGGCGGGAGCCGCCCCTCTTCGTGCACGGCGACGGCGCCGCGGTGCTGAAAGACGTCGGCATCGAGGTCGTGGAGCTGACCGAACTGGCGGCCGAGGCGCGGGCGACCAATGTCATGATGGGGCCATGA
- a CDS encoding 3-keto-5-aminohexanoate cleavage protein — protein MTLITVAPTGAETSKSDVPALPVTLSELVGTAQECEALGASVIHIHVRDADAKPSLDPAILRDTVQAVRAETNLIVQLSTGGAVTDPEAARLAVVDAGPDMGSCTMGTLNFGDDVFMNRWEFIVALHQKMQDNGVVPEYEIFDLGHLTALGRLLDKYGLPAGGHVHVDFVLGVPGGAPGTVESLVAFKHALRDLPAGATFSATGVGRSSLPVMLAALSAGGHLRVGMEDTLTYAKGQPVDGNMQLVARAAGFARLAQRPPLTPDEARSMLGIKGR, from the coding sequence ATGACGCTGATCACTGTGGCCCCGACCGGGGCGGAGACGAGCAAGTCCGACGTCCCCGCACTCCCGGTGACCCTGTCCGAACTGGTCGGCACCGCGCAGGAGTGCGAGGCGCTGGGGGCCAGCGTCATCCACATCCACGTCCGCGACGCCGACGCCAAGCCGTCCCTGGACCCGGCGATCCTCAGGGACACCGTCCAGGCCGTGCGCGCCGAGACGAACCTGATCGTCCAGCTGTCCACCGGCGGCGCGGTCACCGACCCGGAGGCCGCCCGGCTCGCCGTGGTCGACGCCGGCCCCGACATGGGCTCCTGCACGATGGGCACCCTCAACTTCGGCGACGACGTGTTCATGAACCGGTGGGAGTTCATCGTCGCCCTGCACCAGAAGATGCAGGACAACGGCGTCGTCCCGGAGTACGAGATCTTCGACCTCGGCCACCTGACCGCCCTCGGCCGGCTCCTCGACAAGTACGGCCTGCCGGCCGGCGGCCACGTCCACGTCGACTTCGTCCTCGGCGTCCCCGGCGGCGCGCCCGGCACCGTGGAGAGCCTGGTCGCCTTCAAGCACGCGCTGCGGGACCTGCCGGCCGGGGCCACGTTCTCGGCCACCGGCGTCGGGCGCTCCAGCCTGCCGGTGATGCTCGCCGCGCTGTCGGCCGGAGGCCACCTCCGGGTCGGCATGGAGGACACCCTCACCTATGCCAAGGGCCAGCCGGTCGACGGGAACATGCAGCTCGTGGCCCGGGCGGCCGGGTTCGCCCGCCTCGCCCAGCGGCCGCCGCTGACCCCGGACGAGGCGCGGAGCATGCTGGGGATCAAGGGCCGATGA
- a CDS encoding asparaginase: MTRSYQGGRLLVEVVRSGFVECLHHGSVVVLDADGRDVSVTGDGDAPIFPRSSNKPLQAVAMLRAGLQLDDTADLAMASASHYGEPRHVARVRAMLAAGGLDESALSCPADLPLFEHARRAVLASGGSPAPIYMNCSGKHTAMLLTCLAAGWPLDGYREADHPLQVATRETLEDLVGGPVVATGVDGCGAPVFSLTLRQLAASFLALVSAEPGSPERRVADAMRAHPDLIAGTGADDTLLMTGIPGLLSKGGAEGVSAVAVPGVGAVAAKIDDGAMRARTPVTVAALRRLGIDAPVLEDLAEQVLLGGGRPVGKVRVLSLS, from the coding sequence ATGACCCGCAGCTACCAGGGCGGACGACTCCTCGTCGAGGTCGTCCGCTCCGGGTTCGTCGAGTGCCTGCACCACGGTTCCGTCGTCGTCCTCGACGCGGACGGCCGGGACGTCAGCGTGACCGGCGACGGGGACGCCCCGATCTTCCCCCGGTCGTCCAACAAGCCGCTCCAGGCCGTCGCGATGCTCCGGGCCGGGCTTCAGCTCGACGACACCGCCGACCTGGCGATGGCCTCGGCCAGCCACTACGGCGAGCCCCGGCACGTCGCCAGGGTCCGGGCGATGCTCGCCGCCGGCGGCCTCGACGAGTCGGCGCTGTCCTGCCCGGCCGACCTGCCGCTGTTCGAGCACGCCCGGCGCGCCGTCCTGGCGTCGGGCGGCTCGCCGGCCCCGATCTACATGAACTGCTCCGGCAAGCACACCGCGATGCTCCTGACCTGCCTGGCGGCCGGCTGGCCCCTCGACGGGTACCGCGAGGCCGACCACCCGTTGCAGGTCGCCACCCGCGAGACCCTGGAGGACCTGGTCGGCGGCCCCGTCGTCGCCACCGGGGTGGACGGGTGCGGCGCGCCGGTCTTCTCCCTGACGTTGCGGCAGCTCGCGGCGTCGTTCCTCGCGCTGGTGTCCGCCGAGCCGGGCAGCCCGGAGCGCCGGGTGGCCGACGCGATGCGCGCGCACCCGGACCTGATCGCCGGGACCGGCGCCGACGACACCCTGCTGATGACCGGGATCCCCGGCCTGCTGTCCAAGGGCGGGGCCGAGGGCGTGTCCGCGGTGGCCGTGCCCGGGGTGGGCGCGGTGGCCGCGAAGATCGACGACGGGGCGATGCGCGCGCGTACCCCTGTGACGGTCGCCGCACTCCGCCGCCTCGGCATCGACGCCCCGGTCCTCGAAGACCTCGCTGAGCAGGTGCTCCTCGGCGGCGGCCGCCCCGTCGGAAAGGTACGTGTGCTGTCTCTCAGCTAG
- a CDS encoding DUF2516 family protein: MSNLLPLGGPWVYSVIALVNLVIAIFAMIISAAALIHCVRQRADAFTAIGTLAKGPWMALLAGATLISLVTILAGVGSSAPGLFSMLAILASSVYLLDVRPGLRDATNGHW, encoded by the coding sequence ATGAGCAACCTCCTCCCGCTGGGCGGTCCGTGGGTCTACTCGGTGATAGCGCTGGTCAACCTCGTGATCGCCATATTCGCCATGATCATCTCGGCGGCGGCTCTGATCCACTGCGTGCGCCAGCGCGCCGACGCGTTCACCGCGATCGGCACCCTCGCCAAGGGCCCGTGGATGGCGCTGCTCGCCGGGGCGACCCTGATTTCCCTGGTCACCATCCTGGCCGGGGTCGGCAGCAGCGCCCCTGGCCTGTTCAGCATGCTCGCGATCCTCGCCTCGTCGGTGTACCTGCTCGACGTCCGCCCCGGCCTGCGGGACGCGACCAACGGCCACTGGTGA
- a CDS encoding alpha/beta fold hydrolase — translation MTIETSPGVRLESLTTGSGTPVTVFAHGLAGGIADTRPLGGAVHGSRVFFQFRGHGASTAPAGEWTYRDLADDLRGVADATGATRALGVSLGAGALCRLLADDPTRFDRIVLFLPAVLDMPRPAAARTRLGGLLRGIAAADRDAVSAEVAAEVPADLRGTSAARAFIAHRTTTLLASGLGASLAGLPDQTAVESAEPLKAVTADALVIGCRGDTLHPVETAERIAGILPSVTLHVYDEPHPLWRHRHDLRERISAFLNR, via the coding sequence GTGACCATCGAGACCTCCCCCGGGGTGCGCCTGGAGAGCCTGACCACCGGCTCCGGCACCCCGGTCACCGTTTTCGCGCACGGCCTGGCCGGCGGCATCGCCGACACCCGCCCCCTCGGGGGCGCCGTGCACGGCAGCCGGGTGTTCTTCCAGTTCCGGGGGCATGGCGCTTCGACGGCGCCGGCCGGGGAGTGGACCTACCGCGACCTGGCCGACGACCTGCGCGGCGTCGCCGACGCGACCGGCGCGACCCGGGCGCTGGGCGTCAGCCTCGGGGCCGGAGCGCTCTGCCGGCTGCTCGCCGACGATCCGACGAGATTCGACAGGATCGTCCTGTTCCTCCCCGCCGTCCTGGACATGCCCCGGCCCGCCGCCGCGCGGACCAGGCTCGGCGGTCTGCTCCGGGGCATCGCCGCCGCCGACCGGGACGCGGTCTCGGCCGAGGTCGCCGCAGAGGTGCCGGCTGACCTGCGCGGCACGTCCGCCGCCCGCGCCTTCATCGCGCACCGCACCACGACCCTGCTGGCCAGCGGCCTCGGAGCCTCCCTGGCCGGCCTGCCGGACCAGACGGCCGTCGAGTCCGCCGAGCCGCTCAAGGCCGTGACCGCCGACGCGCTGGTCATCGGCTGCCGGGGCGACACGCTGCACCCGGTCGAGACCGCCGAACGGATCGCCGGCATCCTGCCGTCGGTGACCCTGCACGTCTACGACGAGCCGCACCCCTTGTGGCGGCACCGCCACGACCTGCGCGAACGCATCTCGGCATTCCTCAACCGGTAG
- a CDS encoding carboxymuconolactone decarboxylase family protein: MDARFNLFDSPTAVKVAKRFHNAGSAIAQSTLPKSTQELVNLRASQINGCAFCTDMHTKEATAAGETPLRLHLVAVWREATVFTGAERAALALTEEGTRIADAHHGVSDATWAEVREHYDDDQIGALVSLIAFINAANRFNVIVRNPGGSYEPGMLATALD, translated from the coding sequence ATGGACGCCCGATTCAACCTGTTCGACAGCCCGACCGCCGTGAAGGTCGCCAAGCGGTTCCACAACGCAGGGTCGGCCATCGCGCAGTCGACGCTCCCGAAGTCCACCCAGGAACTGGTGAACCTGCGGGCCAGCCAGATCAACGGCTGCGCGTTCTGCACCGACATGCACACCAAGGAGGCCACGGCCGCCGGGGAGACCCCGCTCCGGCTGCACCTGGTGGCCGTGTGGCGCGAGGCCACCGTGTTCACCGGGGCCGAGCGGGCCGCGCTGGCGCTGACGGAGGAGGGTACTCGGATCGCCGACGCCCACCACGGCGTGTCCGACGCGACCTGGGCCGAGGTACGCGAGCACTACGACGACGACCAGATCGGGGCGCTGGTCAGCCTGATCGCGTTCATCAACGCGGCCAACCGGTTCAACGTGATCGTGCGCAACCCGGGCGGCTCCTACGAACCCGGCATGCTCGCCACCGCACTCGACTGA
- a CDS encoding RNA polymerase sigma-70 factor, with amino-acid sequence MDPATEVFVAHRNLLFTVAYEMLGSAADAEDVLQETWLRWVGVDLDSVREQRAYLVRITTRQALSRLRTLSRRKESYVGPWLPEPLLTAPDVAEDVELADSVSMAMLLVLETLTPTERAVFVLREVFDLDYDEIAEAVDKSPAAVRQIAHRARAHVAARRPRGVASRAETRGALEAFQRAIETGDLQSLLDILAPDVVFLGDGGGVVQAVLRPVLGADKVARLLTAGIPRIDAEVSVELVQINGGPALIIRFDGDIDNVVAARVDDGLITGLYVVRNPEKLSRVENETAMSR; translated from the coding sequence ATGGACCCGGCCACCGAGGTGTTCGTCGCCCACCGCAACCTGCTGTTCACCGTCGCCTACGAGATGCTCGGCTCGGCCGCCGACGCCGAGGACGTCCTGCAGGAGACCTGGCTGCGGTGGGTGGGCGTCGATCTCGACTCGGTGCGCGAGCAGCGCGCGTACCTGGTGCGGATCACCACCCGGCAGGCGCTCAGCCGGTTGCGTACCCTCAGCCGGCGCAAGGAGTCCTATGTCGGCCCCTGGCTGCCCGAGCCGCTGCTGACCGCGCCCGACGTCGCCGAGGACGTCGAGTTGGCCGACAGCGTCTCGATGGCGATGCTGCTGGTGCTGGAGACGCTCACGCCGACCGAGCGCGCGGTGTTCGTGCTCCGCGAGGTGTTCGACCTGGACTACGACGAGATCGCCGAAGCCGTCGACAAGTCCCCGGCGGCGGTCCGCCAGATCGCCCACCGGGCGCGGGCGCACGTCGCCGCGCGCCGACCGCGCGGGGTCGCGTCGCGGGCCGAGACCCGGGGCGCGCTCGAGGCGTTCCAGCGGGCGATCGAGACCGGCGACCTGCAGAGCCTCCTCGACATTCTCGCCCCGGATGTCGTCTTCCTCGGTGACGGCGGTGGGGTCGTGCAGGCCGTGCTGCGGCCCGTCCTGGGCGCGGACAAGGTGGCCCGCCTGCTGACGGCCGGCATCCCCCGGATCGACGCCGAGGTGTCGGTCGAGCTGGTCCAGATCAACGGCGGCCCGGCCCTGATCATCCGGTTCGACGGGGACATCGACAACGTCGTGGCGGCACGCGTCGACGACGGCCTGATCACGGGGCTCTACGTGGTGCGCAACCCCGAGAAGCTGTCGCGGGTCGAGAACGAGACCGCGATGAGCCGCTGA
- a CDS encoding EI24 domain-containing protein — protein sequence MSVVRDFFAGVGYLGKGIGLWFRSPRLLALGLIPAIIAGAVLLTAMIFFWVNVGDIATWMTPFADSWDETGRDVFRFTAAALLVGVSLLLGVLLYTALTLAIGDPFYEKISERVEDSRGGVTGEVQLSLARSIGRSIVDSLRLVGKSLLFGIVLFALGFIPVVGQTVVPVLGALVGGWFLTMELTSVPFERRGLRVWDRRRILKGRRALAVGFGTATFLCFLVPGGAILVTPAAVAGATLLAREVLGERPQHVDQG from the coding sequence ATGAGTGTCGTGCGGGACTTCTTCGCCGGTGTCGGCTACCTGGGCAAGGGCATCGGCCTGTGGTTCCGGTCGCCGCGACTGCTCGCCCTGGGCCTGATCCCCGCGATCATCGCCGGGGCGGTGCTGCTCACCGCGATGATCTTCTTCTGGGTCAACGTCGGCGACATCGCGACCTGGATGACCCCGTTCGCCGACTCCTGGGACGAGACCGGCCGCGACGTGTTCCGCTTCACAGCCGCAGCGCTGCTGGTCGGGGTGTCGCTGCTGCTCGGCGTGCTGCTGTACACCGCGCTGACCCTGGCGATCGGCGACCCGTTCTACGAGAAGATCTCCGAGCGGGTCGAGGACTCCCGGGGCGGCGTGACCGGCGAGGTGCAGCTGTCCCTGGCCCGGTCGATCGGCCGGTCGATCGTGGACTCCCTGCGGTTGGTCGGCAAGTCGCTGCTGTTCGGGATCGTGCTGTTCGCGTTGGGATTCATCCCGGTCGTCGGGCAGACTGTGGTGCCGGTGCTCGGCGCGCTCGTCGGCGGCTGGTTCCTGACCATGGAGCTGACGTCCGTGCCGTTCGAGCGGCGCGGCCTGCGGGTCTGGGACCGGCGGCGGATCCTGAAGGGCCGGCGCGCGCTGGCGGTCGGCTTCGGTACGGCGACGTTCCTGTGCTTCCTGGTCCCCGGCGGGGCGATCCTGGTCACCCCGGCGGCCGTGGCCGGGGCGACCCTGCTGGCCCGCGAGGTGCTAGGCGAGCGCCCGCAGCACGTCGACCAGGGCTGA
- a CDS encoding allantoate amidohydrolase gives MSFEEMWRDLAPVGRFDATGGYRRYTLGAAELECRAWFRQEADKRGMPVRTDGNGNLWAWWGDPDAGDAVVTGSHLDSVPDGGAFDGPLGVVSAFAAVDRLRAEGFVPRRPIAVTAFAEEEGARFGIACLGSRLMAGAITVDKALSLTDAAGTTFGDAMGAAGFDPAAVGPDPALMAKVGVYIELHVEQGRGLIDMDRPVAVGEAIWPHGRWRLDFTGEANHAGTTRLEDRRDPMLTYANTVLAARKKARLGGAVATIGKLVCEPNGTNAVPSRVTAWLDARAPQESTLTDVVKEIHDATAERAQRDETGFHMVNESYTGETAFDPALRDRLSALLDGAPILGTGAGHDAGVLAVAGVPTAMLFVRNPTGVSHSPDEHAEIPDCLSGVSALVDVLRALA, from the coding sequence ATGAGCTTCGAGGAGATGTGGCGCGACCTGGCCCCGGTCGGACGGTTCGACGCGACGGGCGGCTACCGGAGGTACACCCTCGGGGCGGCCGAGCTGGAGTGCCGGGCGTGGTTCCGGCAGGAGGCGGACAAGCGCGGCATGCCTGTGCGCACCGACGGCAACGGCAACCTGTGGGCGTGGTGGGGCGACCCGGACGCCGGGGACGCGGTGGTGACCGGGAGCCATCTGGACTCGGTACCCGATGGTGGTGCTTTTGACGGGCCGCTCGGCGTGGTGAGCGCCTTCGCGGCCGTGGACCGGCTGCGGGCGGAGGGCTTCGTGCCCCGGCGGCCGATCGCCGTGACGGCGTTCGCGGAGGAGGAGGGCGCGCGGTTCGGGATCGCGTGCCTGGGCTCGCGGCTGATGGCGGGGGCGATCACGGTCGACAAGGCGCTGAGCCTGACCGACGCGGCCGGCACCACCTTCGGCGACGCGATGGGCGCAGCGGGCTTCGACCCGGCGGCCGTCGGGCCGGACCCGGCGCTGATGGCGAAGGTCGGGGTGTACATCGAGCTGCACGTCGAGCAGGGCCGGGGCCTGATCGACATGGACCGTCCGGTGGCGGTCGGCGAGGCGATCTGGCCGCACGGCCGGTGGCGGCTCGACTTCACCGGCGAGGCCAACCACGCGGGCACCACCCGGCTGGAGGACCGCCGCGACCCGATGCTGACGTACGCGAACACGGTGCTCGCGGCGCGGAAGAAGGCCCGGCTCGGTGGCGCTGTCGCCACGATCGGCAAGCTGGTGTGCGAGCCGAACGGCACGAACGCCGTGCCGTCCCGGGTCACCGCCTGGCTCGACGCCCGGGCTCCCCAGGAGTCCACGTTGACCGACGTCGTGAAGGAGATCCACGACGCGACCGCCGAGCGGGCGCAGCGCGACGAGACCGGCTTCCACATGGTCAACGAGTCCTACACCGGGGAGACGGCGTTCGACCCGGCGCTGCGGGACCGGCTGTCGGCGCTGCTGGACGGCGCGCCGATCCTGGGCACCGGGGCCGGGCACGACGCCGGTGTACTGGCCGTGGCCGGCGTGCCGACCGCGATGCTGTTCGTCCGGAACCCGACGGGCGTGTCGCACTCCCCCGACGAGCACGCCGAGATCCCCGACTGTCTGTCCGGGGTGTCAGCCCTGGTCGACGTGCTGCGGGCGCTCGCCTAG